The Chryseobacterium sp. LJ668 genome segment TTTGCCCATGATCATTACTTTTTCATAGGTTTTCTGCCATTTTCCTGCCGGAGCATAAGAACACGGAAGATATCCGCTCGAACTGGGTTTTAATTTGCATCGTCCAAAACTGGGACCTGGAGGATTAAATTGCAGATCATCCTCTGTCACCGCGAGATAATCTGCGCTGCCTGCTGCATCATTCCAATAATGTTTTTGATGTGTGGTAACTTTATGCTGCGGGAACTGATCGCCCTGATTGCACTGGCATTTCCCTTTTTGTACGACAAAGTGTTTGCCGTCATGAGATGATGATTGCTGTGACATATTTTGTAATGTTTGGTACTCAAAGATAACGAAAAGTAATCGAACATTAAAAAAACGGAAAACAAATTTTCCGTTTTTTTATTTATAAGTTATTAATGTTGAGTATATTCTGGTGCTTCCACAGGCAAAGTAGTGGGCATGAAATATTCGTTAAGCCAGTAAAACTCCTGTCCGTTATGTTTGATCTTTACGGCCGGATTGTTTCTGTGCGTAAGCATTCTTTCAGCTAAATCTTTATAAGATTTGAAATAAGATCTGGCTTCTTCATTGGTAATAATTTTTGATTTCTTCCAGCCTTTCAGTTTAAAATTTGACATTTTTTCTTCGTCAGAATTATCAAATCCTGTGCTCACCCCAACTGCATAAGACATTGGCTGTTCATACAACTCGCCTTTATCCAAGAATTTCAAGGTAGGATTGTATTTTTTAAGCAGCTTGATGTATTCTCGTAATGCTCTGGCCTGCTTAAAGTCTGTTCTTGCAGCTCCTGACTTCTCATAAACTTCGGAGTAAAAAGCTTTAAGCTGATCGTATTCTGTCTCAGAAATTAAAATACCTTTTTCGATACCCGGTTTGAAATCTTTTAATTCTTTAGGAATATATCCTTTCACCAAAAAAGGATTCCCATAATTGATAAGCTGTGCTGCGATGCCTGCGGGAACTGGATTTGTAAGGCCGGGATACATATATTTATATTTAAAATCAACATCTGTTTTTCCTGCGCCGACAGATGAGTGGAAATACTCATTAAGCGATTTATCAATCATTTCATTATCCAATGTCACTTGTGCGATCAAGCTGTCAACTGATTTTTTTAGAAAACCTGGTGCCGTAATATCTCCTTTTTTAGGAAATATAACAAATCCCGGAGCCATACTCTGTTTCGGAAAATCTAGTGAATAGAACCCTGCATCACCTTCAACCAAATTAAAATTATTCTTCGTTAAAACATCACTTTGATTGATGATCTTTTGTTTTTTGAGTTCGGCAACATTTTTAGCTGTATTGGTAACAATATTTTCTGCCATCAAGACAAAATCGTTGTAAGTATCCGCAGATCGCGCACTTGTCTGGAACATAATCACTTTTGCCTGAGCCTGAGTGAGAGAATTGATTACCCCATACATATTTCCGCTCTGGTTGGCTGAAGTACCGATGGTGATGACAATATTGGTCTCGTCCGGAAGTTCGGAAAGCAGATTTCCGGCTGCAATCAGACCTTCGTTTACAGGTTGATTTCCACCTGTGCTTTGGCAGTTCATTTCATTGATTTTCTCATCGATAAAGGATGTGATTTTACTGTAATCTTTGCTTAAGACTGAAGGAACTACATTTTCTCCGCAAGGATTATTTTTATATAAAACAACGCCATATTTAATTGAATTAAAATAAGATGGCTTCTCAAATCTCAGTTGAAGATCCTGTAAAAGTGATTTTACAATGGGTGTATATGGTGTATTTGAAACACTTACATCTAAAACAAAAACAATATTTGCACTTTTATTTTTTTCGGTGATTTCTCTATAACGATCAAAGTAAATAGGCTCACCCAAAACGTTATACACAAAGTTTTTGCTGTAATCTAAAACATTGGTAAAATATTTTGTTTTAGAATCTGGTTTTGCCTCTTCATTTAAGGCTAAAGTAACAGGAAAAATATTTTCAAGCGGTGGTCTTTTATCAACATCGGTCAGAAGAATTGCAGTTCTGTTTTCGGCATCAGTTCCTCCCGGAGAACCTTCATGAATTCCCAAAGTAGTCTCTTTTACACCCGTGGTATTTTTTATTTTGATTGCAGAACGTTCTCCCCATGCAGAAATAACGTCTGAACTCACCCATCCGTAAAGACCTGTACCGATACTATCCATATCAATTGAAGGCTTTTTACCGACCAGAAATCTTTTGTTGTTTTCTGCCTGCTTATAAACGTAGACCATTTGTCCATTTGGAATTTTGACATTGGCGTTTTCTATGAGGCTGGGAGAATTAAAAACCATTATCGAATCATTTTTGTAATATCTCTCCGCACTTCTGATTACTTCAGGGCTATTCGGGACAACTGCTACACGTACAGGATAGCCAGTTTTTTCGCTTTTTAAAGAATTGCTCCAGAGAAGAAGATCAGATTCCGGGATCCAGCCGTAGGTTTTTATAGATTTTGAAGAAACTTTTTTCATCAAAGCATCAGGAATGTATTCTGCTACCTTTACCATTCCGTCTCTGTGTTTTAGAACCATCAAAGGTTCTAAAAATTTCACTTCTTTATAAGATTTTTCATCACTCTTATCCAAATATGCCGTATTTCTCGATCTATCTGAAATAGCGATCCACGGTACCGATTTTTTAGAAAAGCCATCAATTACCGGAGCATTATCAATTTGACCGTATTGTTTGGGTTCCGGAGTTTTCTTTGAAGGTAGTTTTACCTGGCAACCTGTAAGTATTACCGATAAACCTATATAATAAGCTGCTAGAGGAAATTTATTTTTCATCTTAATTTTCTTTATAATTGGTGTGATATCCGAGAAAAATTCGGACAAAAAATTTATTTGCTTTGGTTGATATCTACTTTTGTAACACAATTCTGGGCATCGTCAAAATTGAGTTTCACAGTCTGAATGACATTATTTTTATCAAACTGCAGACCTGCACAATACAGATAAAAATTATTGACTTTATTGTCGCTTACCTGCACAATCGTATTTTCGTTATTGCATAAGTACTTGTTTAATAAATAGTTGTAATGCATATTAAAACTATTCCCGTTGGCAATCTGCTGAAGATGATATTTAAAATCATTATCCATTTTTTCATAAGTATCATCTACCTTCAACTCTGCGTCATCCAACTCATCATACCCCGGAAGAATTTTGATATTGTGCAGAATAGGTTCTTCGTTTTCGGTATAGAGCGTTACCACATAGTTACCAGGTTTCTGGTAAGAATAAATAGCCATTTTATCTTTTGAATCAATTCTGCCGGTTTCACCAAATTTCCAGGTGAACTGCTTAGCATCAGAAATCGCTCTGAATTGAATGTTTTCATACTGCATTGCCTGAGTCTGAGCATCAATTCTGGTAATCATCGCTAAACTGTCTTTAGGCCGCGTGATATTTCTTGCAGAAACCAAAATGGGGAAAGATTTAGTATATTTATTGTCAATAATCAGTGATACGGTATAATATCCGGGTTTATTATAGAAATGAAAACCTTTACTTTGAATTGAGGTGGTACCGTCTCCGAAATCCCATTTTTTCTGTTTTGCGAATTGGGTTTTATCCTGAAAATTAAGAGTATCACCAATCATCAGTGACGCAGGATATACCACTCCTACAATGTCGTCTGAGGAATGAATCACCTTTTTTTGGAGCCACAGAGCAACTAATGCAGCGATAAGCAAGGTGGCAATAACACCGATGATGATGTTTTTTCTGTTTTTCTGAAAATAGTTCATATTTAATTTTTGTGGTGAGTTGTTGGTTGTCTGGTGTTTTTATCTGTTTTTTAAATCGTTGGTACGCTGTATTAAATCACGTTTTCTGTCTTTATAACCTATTGTACAGTCTTCATACTGCTTTTCAAAAGCTTTTATATCGTCTGTGATTTTTGAAACATTTTTTTTATCTACAAAATACATGGTGTAAAACGCTGCTATCTGGTGATACCCTTCTTTTCGCAAGTCATTCACATTTACATTATCGTACGCACCGTTAATATCATTGATCTTATATTTTATTTCGTTCTCTTCAAGAGGCTGCGGCACTTCTGCTGTCAGTTTTGAGATACTGTTGAATGTAGAATCGATGATAGGAATCATCAACTTCTGGCGCTCATTGTATTTGGCTTTCTGATCAAGCGTTTCCAATGAAAAAACATCAGCATCTGAAAAAGGCGATGCAAATGTTTTCAAAAAAATGATACTCAGAAGTATAAGTGCTGCTATTAGCATAAACACGAGATATACAAACTGATACCGTTTTTCCTTTTTGGATAATGTAATTTGTCCCTGCATAATCTTCTATTTAAAATTATCTTCTTCTGCCTGTAAAACTTCTTGTAGGATCTACTCTCAATTCGTCATTGATGCGGTCTGTTTTGCCCATACACTGATTAACGCTTCTGATGGCTGCTTGTTTCTGATTGTTAACTTCGATAATCTTCGTCTTTAATGCAAGCATAGGACGTATTTTATTCAGCAGTATGGCGTAATGTTTCAGATTGTCAGCGCTGTCTTCACGCATCATTCGTTTGGCGTTTCTTACATCTTCTGCGATCTGGTTTCTTAGATAGATATCATTCTCAACTTCGTTTAAGTCGAGAAGAGACATTTTATAGTTGATGCTGTCTATCTGAATTTTCAAGGCAGCACCGCGGCTCAGTAAATCTTTGTAACCATCAACTTCTCGTTCTACACCTTTCCGTTGAATATCATAACTTTTAAAAAAGAAAAAAACTGCACAGAATGAAATTGCAGATAAAATGATGAATGAGAGGATAAATTTCCAAATACTGATCCTGACGTCGGATCTGTTTAATTTTTTATCTCTATTTGTAGACATACCTGTGATTTGATTTGGAATGTGAAAATAGAAAAAATATATTTATTTACAAAATTAAATATAGAGTTTGCAACGTATTTACAATTATTTAATATTAAGTTTAATTTTAAAATCCGAAAGATTTTCATACTTTAGTGATCAAATTTTATTTTACCTTTTCCAAATCACAAAATCATAATGAGTAAAATATTAACCCATACGGTTCGGTTTTCCATAGCTGACAGCGATTTTTATTTTAAAAAAATATTAATTAAAATGCTCTTGGAAAATCCTTTTAATATGCTCCTCAATGACTGTAACAACGGTCATGAGCTCATTAGCAGAATCTACAGAAAACAGGAAGATGTTTTTATTATAGAACTTTTCATGCCGGTACTCAGTGGTCTCGAAGCAATAAAATTTATCCGAAAAAACAATGAAGATACGCCTATTATCACTTATTCCGGTACTTATCAGGAAGATATGGCTGAAATTCTAGACAAAATCCCGAATATTTATTATTGTCAAAAAAACAGCAATATTATTAAAGATATCATTAAAGGAAAAATCACCTCCCAAGAATTTGATTATCAAGCATATTCGGAAAGCTGGAAGCAACAGCCTTTAGCCGTTCAGGAATATATGAACAGACAGAAACAGAGCCAGGAAGAACTGTCATCCACTGAGATTCAACTGATGAAATTCTGCTATGAAGGCTTCAGTAACAAAGAGATAGGCGAAAAGCTCAACCTCAGCCCAAGAACAATTGACACCTACATCAACCGACTCACAGAAAAGCTTGGCTTAAAAACAAAACTTCATCTGATAAGATTCTGTGTAGAAAACGGATACTATAATTCGAGCATGTAAAATGACTTTTTTGGTGCATAAACCAGACTAATTATAAAATTGTCAGCTGTTTAAGTTAAATATTTTCGTGACTAATTTGCTTCTATTCAATTTTTTTGACTAAATTTGCACACCTAAAATTTAAAATTAAAAAAGGAAATGACAAAGGCAGAATTGGTAAACACCATCTCAAATAAATTGGGAACAGAAAAGAATGAAACACAGAAAGTTGTAGAAGCTTTTATGCAGGAGATCAGGACTTCTATGTATAATGGAGACAATGTTTACTTAAGAGGTTTTGGATCTTTCATCGTTAAAACTAGAGCAGCGAAAACGGGAAGAAACATTTCTAAGAACACTGCAATCGAAATCCCTGCACACAACATTCCTGCTTTCAAGCCATCAAAATCTTTTGTGGAGAAAGTAAAAACTAAAGTTGCAGTAAAATAAGAATAACAATTGAATATTAACTAGTTACACAAAAAAAATTAACATTATGCCAAGCGGAAAGAAAAGAAAAAGACACAAGGTTGCAACACACAAAAGAAAGAAAAGAAGAAGAGCGAACAGACATAAGAAAAAATAATCTCAACTAGAGATTTTGTAATATAATAATATAGTTGGTGTTTATATTTTTTGTAATATTCACCAACTATATTTTTTGTTTGTTACCACAGGATTTTAGATATTCAGAAATCATTTAGCGATTAGATTTATATCATTATTATTAGTTAAATTTAAAAATATATCTGAAACATCTAATCTCAAAAAATAAATTATCTTATTAACAGAATGAAGAAAGAACTAATAATTTCGCACGAAGATGAGCTTACAAAAATTGCTTTACTGGAAGACGGAAGATTATGTGAACTTCATGAGGAAGAAGACAAAAACGATTTTGTAGTCGGAGATTTATTTATAGGAAAAGTAAAAAAACTGGCACCCAACCTTAATGCAGCATTCGTAAACATAGGATACGACAAAGATGCTTTCCTGCATTATCAGGATCTTGGGCCACAGTATCTTACCTATAAAAAGTTCTTAAACGACACGGTTTCTAAAAAACAAAATACCTCAAGTTTAAAAAATTTCGAGCTGCAGCCCGAAATCGATAAAAACGGAATGGTCGATAAAGTCATAGCAAAAGATGATGTTGTTATTTTACAGATAACCAAAGAACCGATCTCTACAAAAGGCCCGAGAATATCTACTCAGATTTCTCTTACAGGTCGTTTTTTAGTCTTAATACCATTTGATAATAAAGTTTCGATCTCAAAAAAAATCGGCAGCTCTGAAGAGAAAATCAGACTCAGAACCTTGATTGACAGTATTAAACCAGAAGGTTTTGGCGTCATCATCAGAACGGTAGCCGAAGGAAAGAAAGTCGCTGATCTTCACAATGATATGAATCAACTGGTTCAGAAATGGGAAAATACTTTTAAGAATATTCAGAAGAATAAAGTACCATCAAAAGTATTAAGTGAAGACAACAAAGCGTCGTCTATTTTAAGAGATAATTTCAATCAGGATTTTGTAAACGTCTTCTGTGACGACGAACAAATGGTTGAAGAAATGAAAAATTATCTGGAAGTTATTGCTCCTGAACGGAAAAACATTGTTCAGTTTTATGACTCCCACATTCCTCTCCTCGAATATTATAACGTTGAAAAACAGCTTAAGCAAAGCTTTGGTAAACACGTAAATATTCCAAGTTCAAAAGGTGCTTACCTTGTAATAGAACACACTGAAGCCCTGCACGTAATTGACGTTAACTCCGGAAACAATATCAGCGCCGGAAATGCCACCACCAAAGAACATGGGCTTAATGTGAACAGAATGGCGGCCACAGAAATAGCAAGACAGCTCCGTCTCAGAGATATGGGCGGAATCATTGTCGTAGATTTCATCGACATGACCAACCCTGATCACAGAAGAGATTTGTTTGAACATCTGAAAACAGAAATGAGCCGTGATAAAGCGCGCCA includes the following:
- the tssR gene encoding type VI secretion system protein TssR domain-containing protein, with the translated sequence MKNKFPLAAYYIGLSVILTGCQVKLPSKKTPEPKQYGQIDNAPVIDGFSKKSVPWIAISDRSRNTAYLDKSDEKSYKEVKFLEPLMVLKHRDGMVKVAEYIPDALMKKVSSKSIKTYGWIPESDLLLWSNSLKSEKTGYPVRVAVVPNSPEVIRSAERYYKNDSIMVFNSPSLIENANVKIPNGQMVYVYKQAENNKRFLVGKKPSIDMDSIGTGLYGWVSSDVISAWGERSAIKIKNTTGVKETTLGIHEGSPGGTDAENRTAILLTDVDKRPPLENIFPVTLALNEEAKPDSKTKYFTNVLDYSKNFVYNVLGEPIYFDRYREITEKNKSANIVFVLDVSVSNTPYTPIVKSLLQDLQLRFEKPSYFNSIKYGVVLYKNNPCGENVVPSVLSKDYSKITSFIDEKINEMNCQSTGGNQPVNEGLIAAGNLLSELPDETNIVITIGTSANQSGNMYGVINSLTQAQAKVIMFQTSARSADTYNDFVLMAENIVTNTAKNVAELKKQKIINQSDVLTKNNFNLVEGDAGFYSLDFPKQSMAPGFVIFPKKGDITAPGFLKKSVDSLIAQVTLDNEMIDKSLNEYFHSSVGAGKTDVDFKYKYMYPGLTNPVPAGIAAQLINYGNPFLVKGYIPKELKDFKPGIEKGILISETEYDQLKAFYSEVYEKSGAARTDFKQARALREYIKLLKKYNPTLKFLDKGELYEQPMSYAVGVSTGFDNSDEEKMSNFKLKGWKKSKIITNEEARSYFKSYKDLAERMLTHRNNPAVKIKHNGQEFYWLNEYFMPTTLPVEAPEYTQH
- a CDS encoding response regulator transcription factor; the encoded protein is MSKILTHTVRFSIADSDFYFKKILIKMLLENPFNMLLNDCNNGHELISRIYRKQEDVFIIELFMPVLSGLEAIKFIRKNNEDTPIITYSGTYQEDMAEILDKIPNIYYCQKNSNIIKDIIKGKITSQEFDYQAYSESWKQQPLAVQEYMNRQKQSQEELSSTEIQLMKFCYEGFSNKEIGEKLNLSPRTIDTYINRLTEKLGLKTKLHLIRFCVENGYYNSSM
- a CDS encoding HU family DNA-binding protein — its product is MTKAELVNTISNKLGTEKNETQKVVEAFMQEIRTSMYNGDNVYLRGFGSFIVKTRAAKTGRNISKNTAIEIPAHNIPAFKPSKSFVEKVKTKVAVK
- a CDS encoding type VI secretion system transmembrane protein TssO, giving the protein MQGQITLSKKEKRYQFVYLVFMLIAALILLSIIFLKTFASPFSDADVFSLETLDQKAKYNERQKLMIPIIDSTFNSISKLTAEVPQPLEENEIKYKINDINGAYDNVNVNDLRKEGYHQIAAFYTMYFVDKKNVSKITDDIKAFEKQYEDCTIGYKDRKRDLIQRTNDLKNR
- a CDS encoding Rne/Rng family ribonuclease; the protein is MKKELIISHEDELTKIALLEDGRLCELHEEEDKNDFVVGDLFIGKVKKLAPNLNAAFVNIGYDKDAFLHYQDLGPQYLTYKKFLNDTVSKKQNTSSLKNFELQPEIDKNGMVDKVIAKDDVVILQITKEPISTKGPRISTQISLTGRFLVLIPFDNKVSISKKIGSSEEKIRLRTLIDSIKPEGFGVIIRTVAEGKKVADLHNDMNQLVQKWENTFKNIQKNKVPSKVLSEDNKASSILRDNFNQDFVNVFCDDEQMVEEMKNYLEVIAPERKNIVQFYDSHIPLLEYYNVEKQLKQSFGKHVNIPSSKGAYLVIEHTEALHVIDVNSGNNISAGNATTKEHGLNVNRMAATEIARQLRLRDMGGIIVVDFIDMTNPDHRRDLFEHLKTEMSRDKARHKILPPSKFGLIQITRQRNRPEKQIDIKEENPNKDGEIVAPIVIVEKMEDTIRTIMQKGDKGKLYLHVHPFVEAFLTKGIKSIQMKWFLKYKKWVTIIPRDSFKYLEYKIYNSKKEELSGYSN
- a CDS encoding PKD domain-containing protein, with the translated sequence MNYFQKNRKNIIIGVIATLLIAALVALWLQKKVIHSSDDIVGVVYPASLMIGDTLNFQDKTQFAKQKKWDFGDGTTSIQSKGFHFYNKPGYYTVSLIIDNKYTKSFPILVSARNITRPKDSLAMITRIDAQTQAMQYENIQFRAISDAKQFTWKFGETGRIDSKDKMAIYSYQKPGNYVVTLYTENEEPILHNIKILPGYDELDDAELKVDDTYEKMDNDFKYHLQQIANGNSFNMHYNYLLNKYLCNNENTIVQVSDNKVNNFYLYCAGLQFDKNNVIQTVKLNFDDAQNCVTKVDINQSK
- the tssO gene encoding type VI secretion system TssO translates to MSTNRDKKLNRSDVRISIWKFILSFIILSAISFCAVFFFFKSYDIQRKGVEREVDGYKDLLSRGAALKIQIDSINYKMSLLDLNEVENDIYLRNQIAEDVRNAKRMMREDSADNLKHYAILLNKIRPMLALKTKIIEVNNQKQAAIRSVNQCMGKTDRINDELRVDPTRSFTGRRR
- a CDS encoding DUF4280 domain-containing protein — encoded protein: MSQQSSSHDGKHFVVQKGKCQCNQGDQFPQHKVTTHQKHYWNDAAGSADYLAVTEDDLQFNPPGPSFGRCKLKPSSSGYLPCSYAPAGKWQKTYEKVMIMGKKAVTEMSELQCTVGGLITIKDHGQRGEISKQNVKNADAKTVRHINPLVDVEDFKENVFESELDAY